TCAAGGGCCTTGCGGGAGGCGGCGCCATCGAGCAGCGCTGAAACGCGCATAAGCAAAACGCGCGGGTGCAGTGCACCCGCGCGTTTTTTCAGGAGACCGCGCTACGCCTGCGGCGCCTGTTTGGCGATTTCGCGCAGCGCGTCAAGCAGCGCGTCGATATCATCCTGCGTATTGAAGATGGACATACTGGCGCGCACCGCGCCCTGCAAGGTGGTCTGCGTTAGCTGGTGTAGCAGGGGCGCGCAGTGGATACCCGCGCGCACGCAGATGCCATAGTCGCGGCTCAGGCTGTCGGCCACCTGTTCGCTGGTCAATGCCCCGATGTTGAAGGCCACCACGCCGGTGCGGTAGCGCTCATGCTCGGGAGAGTAGATGGTGCAGCCCTGCAGCTGCAGCAGCCCATCGATCAGGCGGTTTGCCAGGCCGCGCTCGTGCGCGGCGATGGCCTGGGGCGTGCGCTCCAGCACGGTTTCAATGCCCGCGAGCAGTCCCGCGATGCCGTGGGCGTTGAGGGTGCCGCTCTCCAGGCGCTCGGGCATCTCCGCGGGCTGCTGCACGCTGAAAGACTGCACGCCCGTGCCCCCCTGCCTAGAGGGTGCAAGCGCGATGCCTGGCCGCACGTACAGGCCGCCGGTGCCCTGCGGGCCGTAGAGCCCTTTATGGCCGGGGAAGGCAAGCAGGTCAATCGGCGTTTTGGCAAGATCAATCGCCTGGCTGCCTGCCGACTGCGCCGCGTCTACCAGCAGGGGCACGCCGCGCGCGCGGCACAGCTCGGCCACCTGTTCGATGGGCTGCAGCGCGCCTGTGACGTTGGATACGTGCGTCATCACCACAAGGGCAGTGTTGGGCGTGATGGCGTCCGCCATGCGCTGGGCGCTGACCACCCCGCTCTGCTCGGGCGGCACCACACTCAGGCGCGTGCGGCGGGTACTCTGCAGGGCGTAGAGGGGACGCAGCACGGAGTTATGCTCCAGGCTGGTGGTCACCACGTGCGCGTCGGGCGGCAGGATGCCGCGTATGGCAGTGTTGAGCGCATCGGTGGTGTTGTAGCCGAACACAAAGCGCTCGGGCGTATCCACGCCAAAGAGGGTGCAGAGCGCCTGCCGTGCGCGCGCCACCACGCGCCCCGCCTCCAGCGCCAGGTCGTGGCCCGCGCGCCCGGGGTTGCCCACAGAGCAGAGCGCGTGCTGCACCGCGTCGACCACGGACGCCGGCTTGGGGAAGGTGGTGGCGGCGTTATCCAGATATATCATGCAAAAATTCCTCCCATCACATTTTGCCTTTCGCTGTAATATAGTGTATTATCAACGGTGGAAAGGCATGCCGTTGTGAAAGAGGTAAAAGCAATGAATACCATCGATACCCTGGCGGCCTTCCGTTCCAGGCAGCAGGCCATTGCCTTTGACCTGGAGCTGCACGCCGCGGCCATCGACAGCCAGGTGATCTCCACGCCGCCTTCGATATCGCAGGGGTGCGGCGTATCGGTCGCCTTTGCGCATGAAGATATGCAGCGCATCATCGGTTTGGGCCTGCTTGGACGCTATACATCCTTTGACGGCATTTTTCAGCTGCAGACACAGATGCACGGCCGCCTGCGCTGGGTGCGGATATACAACGTATAATATCTACGAAAGGAACGAAACGCCATGCTTGACAAGCAGCAGATTGCAAACGTATTGGAGAAACTCAGCGCCGCCTATCCCGACGCCAAGCCGGGGCTGCATTTTCAAAATGCGTTTCAGCTGCTGATTGCCACCATCCTCTCGGCGCAGTGCACGGACGTGCGCGTCAACAAGGTGACGCCCGCGCTGTTTGCGGCCTATCCCACGCCCGAGGCGATGGCGGCATGTCCACTGCAGGAGTTGGAGGCGTATATCCGTACCTGCGGCATGTACCACACCAAGGCAAAGCACATCCTCCAGACCTGCCAGGCCATCGTATCGGATTTCGGCGGCAAGGTGCCCGAAACCATGGAACAGCTGCAGAAACTGCCTGGCGTGGGCCGCAAGACGGCCAACGTGGTGCTCTCCAACGCCTTTGGCGTGCCCGCCATCGCGGTGGACACCCACGTTTTTCGCGTCGCCAACCGCATCGGCCTTGCCGCGGCGAAGAATGTGGAGAAGACCGAGCAGCAGCTGATGGAAAACATCCCGCGCGACACCTGGTCGATCGCCCACCACTGGCTGATCTGGCACGGCCGGCGCGTGTGCAGCGCGCAAAAACCCAAGTGTGAGCTGTGCCCGCTGCAGGCGGAGTGCGCGCACTTCCAAAAGCTGGGCAAGGATGAAAAAACCGCGTGAACGCGCGGCGCGCGTGGAAGCAATTGTAAGCCTAAGGGCGCCCCGAAGGAAGCTTCGGAGCGCCCTTTTTATTGTATATGGGCTGGTTTCGCACCCAAGGATGCAAAAAAACATGCTTTTTTGATCAAATAGGTCTGACATTTGCACCGAAGATATGTTATAATATATAAACAACGTGCCACCTGCCAGCGGAAAAGCGCGGATGCTGCATGCCGGTGGGTGCGCGCATTTGCACTTGCGAAAGGTACGGTTATGCGCACAATACAGAGAGTATTCCATAAGGACGACCCCAAGGCGCACTATGAGCTGTGTGATCTGCCCAACTGCGCGTTTTTGACGTGCCAGGGTACGTGCAGCAAGCTGGATGTGTCCGCGTGCATTGGGGACGCGTGCGCCTTTATCCAGTCCGAGGGCGACATATCCAGGGCGCGCGCGCAGTGGAAGGCGCGCATGCAGGCGCTTGACACGCAGCAGCAATGCGCGATTGCGAAAAAGTACTACCGCGGACAGATGCCCTGGCAGGATGGGAACACAAACCAGCAGGGCGCGAAAGGGCAGAGGTGAAGGAAAGCATGTTTCAGGTCAATGACACGGTCATGTACGGCAATACCGGCGTATGCCGGATTGTGGACATACGCCAGGAGAAGTTTGCGGGCAGGACGGCGCAGTACTATATTTTAAAGCCCGTGGACGACGCAAGCACCACCATCCACTGCCCCACGGAAAACGCGCAGGCCAAGATCCGTAAGCTGCTCAGCCCGGAGGAGGTCTACGCCCTGATCCAGATCATGCCCGATATGCAGGCGGAGTGGATTGAGAGCGAGCAGCAGCGCAAGGAGGCCTTTAACAACATCCTCAAGCGTGGCGACCACGTGGAGCTTGTCAAGCTCATCAAGGCGCTGCACTTCAAGCGCGCGGAAAAGCTCCAGGCGGGCCGCAAGTTCTATGCGGCGGACGAAAAGGTGATGAAGGACGCGGAGCGGATGCTCCACGGGGAGCTCGCCTACGTGCTGAAGATCGCGCCGGAGGAGGTCGTTCCCTTTATCATGGGCGAACTGCAGGATGTGGACGCGGCGCAGGCATAAACGCGGGGGACACGCGCAGGCAAATGCCCCCCTGCGCTTTTTTTATGCGCGCCAGGCGCGCCGGCGATCTTTTGCGCGGTATTTGGCGCAGGCAGGCGTGCGCACGGCGTCTTTGTGGTATAATATGCAGGCGCAGCTTTTTGCGCGTACAAGCACCCTTTGGGAAAGGAAAAGGATCCTGTGTTTAGTGATATTGCAAAAATTACGTTAAAGGCGGGCAATGGCGGCAACGGCAGCGCGTCGTTCCGCAGGGAGAAATACGTGCCGCGTGGCGGCCCAGACGGGGGCGACGGTGGCAAGGGCGGCGATATCGTGCTACTTGCCGATGCCCAACTGCGCACGCTGCTGGACTTCCGCTACAAGCGGCATTACCGCGCGCCCGCGGGCGGGGACGGCGCGGGCCGCAACCGCACCGGCGCAAACGGCGCGGACATGCTCATCAAGGTGCCGGTGGGCACGGTGGTGCGCAGCGCGGATACGGGCAAGGTGGTGGCGGATCTCTACGAGAACGGCCAGCGCGTGGTGCTGCTGCATGGGGGCAAGGGGGGCAAGGGCAACGTGCACTTTGCCACGCCCACCAGGCAGGCGCCCAGCTTTGCCCAAAACGGCGAGCGGACGCTGGAGCATGAGGTGCTGTTGGAGCTCAAATCCATTGCGGACGTGGGCCTTGCGGGCTTCCCCAACGCGGGCAAGTCTACGCTGCTTGCGGCGACAACCGCAGCCACGCCCAAAATCGCGCCGTACCCGTTTACCACGCTTGCGCCCAACTTTGGCGTGGTGCAGGCAGATGGCACGAGCTTTATCATGGCGGACATCCCCGGCTTGATTGAGGGCGCGCACCAGGGCGTGGGGCTGGGGCACGATTTTCTGCGGCACATTGAGCGCACCCGCATGATCATCCACGTGGTGGACATGGCCGCCTTTGACGGCCGCGACCCGCTTGAGGATTACGATCAGATCAACCAGGAGCTGGCCAGGTTCAGCCCAGCGCTGGCGGCGCGCCCCCAGGTGGTGGCGGCCAACAAGATGGACGTACCCGAGGCCGAGGAAGCGCTCCGGCGCCTGCGCGCAAAGCTGCAGGGCACAGATATCGCCATCTATCCCATCTCCGCGGCCACGGGCCAGGGCGTCAAGGCGCTGATGCGCGTGGTGGCGCAGATGGTGCAGCAGCTGCCCATGCCCCTGCGCTATGAGCAGGAGGAAGAGATCGTCGAGTTCTTAGATGAGAACGATTTCACCGTCGAAAGGGATGAGGATGGGGCCTATGTGGTCTATGGCGGCATGGTGGACAAGCTGGGCCGCATGATCAACCTGGAGGATTACGATTCCATGCAGTACTTCCAGCGCGTGCTGCGGGAAAAGGGTATCATCGAGGCGCTGGAGCGGGCGGGCATTCAGGAGGGCGACACCGTTCGTATGCTGGATATCGCCTTTGACTACGTGCCGTAAAACGCATCAGAAATGACTGGTAAGGGGAAGAAGAGATATGTTGACAAGCAAACAGCGCGCCGCGCTGCGCGCCATGGCGCAGCAACTGGAGCCCATCGTGCAGATGGGCAAGGAGGGCATCGGGCCGACCCTGTGCAAGCAGGTGGATGATGTGCTGGAGGCGCGGGAACTGATCAAGGTGACGCTGCAGAAGGGCGCGCCCTACGACACGCACGAGGCGTGCGACCTGCTCTGCGCAGAAGTGGACGCAGAGCCCGTGCAGTGCATCGGCCGGCGCTTTGTGCTCTACCGGCAGGCAAAAGATCCGGAAAAACGCAAAATCGTGGTGCCGCGCGCGTAGCTGTTAAATAAATAGGAAAAAGAATCGAAGAAAAGCGGAAGGAGCATCTGCTTCCTTCCGCTTGCTTTCGCTGCGCGTTTAGCGATCCATGGGTCCCTGGCACTGGCTGCAGGCCCGCGTATGCAGGGAAATGACGCCGCCGCACGCTGCGCACGTATAGTGCCGCTTTTGCTGCTGCATGAAGGCCGAAAGCCCGTGCGCCTGCACGTAGCGGCTGTTTTCCACGAGACTTGCTGCGTAACGCTTGCGGTAACTCCGCTCAAGCGCCTGGATGCGCTTGCAGGGGAAGGCGGGGCATGCGTGGCAATGGGTGAGCCCTTTTTCCACGACACAGGAGCGTATGGCGCAGCGGCGGCAGTGCGCGGGCTTTTCCGCATCGTCCATCCTGCAGCCTGCACAGGGCGTTTTATGTGCGCAATGCCGGTAGCATACAAGGCAGTTGCTGCCGCACGGGGCAAACAACGCGGGCGCAATGGCTCCTTTGGGCATTTGCATACAGGATATCCCCCTTTTTCAGCATGCTACATGCGGTTACACGCTGTATTGCTACATTGATTGTAGCACAGCGGGACACGGGCATCCACACGCCTGCGCAGCAGCGTGCATGCAGGCGCGCAGATTAAAGCGAGCAATCGGAGCAGGCCTGCAAACGGGGAGGGAGCGCCGCGCGGTTTCCTGACTATTTTCTGCACATCAGGAGGCGTGCCGGCGCGTGGTGATCTGCGCCTCCCGCCGCAGGATGGAGGCCACGCCCAACCCCAGGCTGAGCGCACCCACGATGCGGTAGTAGGTGGGGAACACTACAAAGAAGGAAAGCACCAGCATCAGCGCACCGCTGAGCAGGTAGATGCGCGCCCGCCCGGGCGAGAGCGCCGTCTTGAAAAAAGAGGTGCGCACCTGCTTTTGCGCCAAGACGTCCAGCGCGTAGCGCGCCACCGCCTCGTCGGAGGGTAGCCTGCCCGCCCGCCGGATGGCAGCAAGCAGCGTATCCGCGCTGATAGGGGAGGCAAAAAGGTTTTCCATGCGCCCGATAAAGCCCTGCGCTGCCTCGTCCAGCAATCCGGTGGTCATGATAAAAAGGGGCAGGCCGCGTGCCTGCGCCGTGCGCATGGCACATAGCAGCGCGCCGCGCTCCAGCGGCGTATCGGGCATGGCCCGTGCAAAGTGGACCAGCAGCTGTTCCGCGCCGCAGCACGCCTCCCACCAGCCATCGCGTACGCGCCGCAAAAGCGTCACCTCCATGGGGGCCAGCACCGCCTCAAGCAGCGGGGTTGCCTGCGCGTCGGGTAGCATCAGCAGCTGTTCCAGTGCCAGTGCGTCGCGCATCTGGCGCCAGGTGGCGCGCAGGTAGCGCTGCCTGCGCATGCGCCGCCACACAAAATAGGCGTAGGCAAGCAGTGCCGTCACGATGAGCGAGAGCAGCGCCGCGCCGCCTGTGGAGCGCACTTGGCGGTAGAACCACAGATAAAGCAGCAGATCGGCCAGCAGCGCGCAGAAGGCCAGGTCAAGCCCCTGCGCAAAGCGGGATTTGCCTTTGTGCATGCTGTGCAGGATTGCTTTTTGCGCCTTTTGAATCATTGTGCTACACATCCTTCTACAGTAAAAAGCATCTGTGTATAGTGTGCCGCAGGGCGCGGGTTCTCATGCGCCTGCGCTTTTGTTTTGGCGCGGGATGCGCTATAATAAAACCAACCGAATTGACACTTTAAGGGAGAGAAGACGATGCAGCAGCACCAACGCATTGGCTTGATGGGGGGGACGTTCGATCCCATCCACTGCGGGCATCTGGAGATGGCGGCGCTTGCCCGGCGGGAACTGGGGCTGCAGCAGGTCTACTTTGTGCCAGTGGGAAATCCGCCGCACAAGCGCGTTGCGCGCAACGAGAGCTGTGCGCGCGCGCAGATGGTGCAGCGGGCCATCGCGCACGAACCCGCCTACAGCATGCTGGATTTGGAGCTGAAGCGCTCCGGCTATACCTACAGCATCGATACACTGCGCCAGCTGCACGCGCTGCAGCCCCAAAGCGCGTGGGTATACATCATCGGCACGGACACCCTGCTTGAGCTGGATACCTGGCGGGATTTCGCGCACGTCGCGCAGCTGTGCACCTTTTTTGCCGTGCGCCGGCTGGGTATCTGCGAGGGGGAGGTGGCGCAGAAGTGCGCACAGCTTGCAGTGCGCTTTGGCGCGCGCATCAGCGTATCGCAGGCCTACGCCGCGCCCATCTCCTCCACACAGGTGCGTGCGCGCATCGCCGCGGGAAAAAGCTGGCAGGATATGGTGCCCGCGGCCGTCAAAGCATATATTGAAGCGCACGGGCTGTATCAACAGAGCGTGGACTATGCCGAGGACTTTGCGCGCGTCGCGCCGCGCGTACAGCGCGCGCTCAGCCCCCGGCGCTGGGAGCATACGCTGGGCGTGGTGGAGACGGCCGAAGAACTCGCCCGCCGCTTTGGCTGCGACGTGCACAAGGCGCGCCTTGCGGCGCTGGTGCATGACTGCGCCAAGGAAATCCGTGGGGAGGACGCCTGCAAGCTGGCCGCGCAGATGCACATCACCTTTGATGCGGAGATGCGCGCCATGCCCAAGCTGTGGCACGGGCCGCTGGGGGCAGGGGTGGCCTACTACCGCTACAACATCGAGGATGAGGATATCCTCGCTGCGGTGTACTACCATTCCACCGGCAGGCGGGGCATGAGCAAGCTGGAGGAAATCATCAAGCTTGCCGATATGATCGAGCGGGGGCGCAGCTTTGCGGGGCTGGCGTCCCTGCGGGAGATATCCAAGCGCGACCTGGACGCGGCGGTGATCGCCTGCCTGGAGAACACCCACGGATACCTGCGCATCAACGGGCACCGGTGCAGCAGCGCCTCGCTGGAGGCGGTGGCGTATCTGGAGGAAAAGCAGGCCCGGTCGGCGCATACATTATCTTAAAACAAAGGCATCCATCCATAACTGAAGGAGGAAATGTATTGCAGAGCAGTGAAGCACTTGCCGGAAGGATCGCCGGCATCCTGGAGGAGAAAAAGGCCAAGGACATCGTAACGCTGGATATTTCCAACATGACTGTGATTGCGGAGCGGTTCGTCATCGCAAGCGGGAGCACCAGCACCCAGGTGCACGCACTGGTGGACGCGGTGGAGGAGACGCTCAAAGAGCAGGAGCAGCGCGCCCCCCTGCGCGAGGAGGGGTACCGTGAGGGCCGCTGGGCCGTGATCGACTACGGCGACGTCATCGTGCACATCTTCCACCAGGAGGAGCGCGCATTCTACAACCTGGAACGCCTGTGGATGGATGAAAAAAAGTTCACCTTCCATCCCGACGGCGATCTTGCGCGGGAGTAATGGCGGGCGCAATACTTGTAAGCATCCCGTAAAAGGGGGTATATCCCTGCGAAAAAAGGCCGCATACAGCTCGTATGCGGCCTTTTGATGTTTGTTTGCGCGTTAACGGTAGCGGTCCTGCGGACGCTTTTTGGGGCGGGTCGGCTGCGCGCGTCCATCGTCAGCACGGCGCGGATCGCGCATCTGCGTGCCGGCCTGGCGCGGAGGCTGCCTGCGGGCCGGGGGAGCGCCCCGACGCGGCGGCGTCCGCCCGACCGGCGGACGGTTTGCGCGCACCAGCGTCAGCGGCGCGTGGCCTCCGCGGCGGTGGCTGCGGCGGCGCTGTTTGCGCCGCACGATGTGCTGGATGATCAGCAGTATGGTGATGAGCACAAACGCGCCCAGCACCAGGTACATGATCCACTTGAGCTTGCCCAGCTGCGTCTCCTGCTGCGCGCTCCACTGCACGAGGCTGCGCTTGGGCGCGACATCGCGCGAGGCGGTGATGGTGCCGCGCAGCAGCTCCTCGCCGTCAAGCTGCATGGAAAAGGTGCCCAAGCGCGCGCCCGCTTCAACGGGCGCCTTGATCTCCAGCGTTTCCGGATCGGTGACGATCTGTATCTCGCCTGCGCGCGCGGTGATGTTCTGAATATACGCCTTGGTATTGGTCAAAATGCCGCTGCCCTCTTCAGGCACAAAATGCAGCTGCAGCTTGCCCTCGGCGATATCGTCGGAGGCAGCGCCGGCCACCTGCACCGTCTGGGGGTGCTGGGTGTTCATCAGCGAGACCAAATCCAGCGTGGCGTAGTTGTTGAAGCCATAGTAGAACATGCGGATGCTGTCGCGCCATTTTTCGTACTTGGTGCTTTTAAAGACGATGGTGCCCAGCGCCACGCCATCCTTTTCCGCCGAGGCGATCAGGCACTGGCCGGCCTCGTTGGTAAAGCCGGTTTTGATGCCGTTGGCGCCCTCGTAGCGGAACTGCTCGGAGGCGTCAGGGCTGAGCAGCAGATTGCCGTTGGTAAACACGCGCGGCGTGGTGCACACCGCGTTGGGCTCCAGCGTATACTCCCAGGTGGAGACGATCTTGCGGAAGGTCTCGTTCTGGTAGGCTGTCATCACCAGCTTCTGCATATCGGCTGCGGTCATGTAGTGCTCGGGGTTGTGCAGGCCGTGCGCGTTCATAAAATGGGAATTGGTCATGCCCAGCTGCTGGGCGCGCTCGTTCATCATGGCGACAAAACCGTCGAGCGAGCCGCCGATGTGCACCGCCACGGCGTTGGCCGCGTCATTGCCCGACCGAAGCATCAGCGCGTAGAGCAGTTGCTCGAGCGTGAGTGTCTCGCCCACCATCAGGCCGGCCAGGCTGGAGCCGGGCTCCAGGTTTTTGATATCTTCGGTAAGCGTGACCTGATCGGCCAAATTGCCCTTTTCAATGGCGAGCAGCGCCGTCAGTATTTTGGTGGTGCTTGCGGGGTAAAACCGCGCGTCCGGATTCTTGGAGAACAGCACCGTGCCTGTTTTCAGGTCGTATAAAAGCGCGCCCTCGGCGGTGATGATATCCGCGCTTAAGGTGTT
Above is a window of Maliibacterium massiliense DNA encoding:
- a CDS encoding aminotransferase class V-fold PLP-dependent enzyme, producing MIYLDNAATTFPKPASVVDAVQHALCSVGNPGRAGHDLALEAGRVVARARQALCTLFGVDTPERFVFGYNTTDALNTAIRGILPPDAHVVTTSLEHNSVLRPLYALQSTRRTRLSVVPPEQSGVVSAQRMADAITPNTALVVMTHVSNVTGALQPIEQVAELCRARGVPLLVDAAQSAGSQAIDLAKTPIDLLAFPGHKGLYGPQGTGGLYVRPGIALAPSRQGGTGVQSFSVQQPAEMPERLESGTLNAHGIAGLLAGIETVLERTPQAIAAHERGLANRLIDGLLQLQGCTIYSPEHERYRTGVVAFNIGALTSEQVADSLSRDYGICVRAGIHCAPLLHQLTQTTLQGAVRASMSIFNTQDDIDALLDALREIAKQAPQA
- a CDS encoding DUF3343 domain-containing protein produces the protein MNTIDTLAAFRSRQQAIAFDLELHAAAIDSQVISTPPSISQGCGVSVAFAHEDMQRIIGLGLLGRYTSFDGIFQLQTQMHGRLRWVRIYNV
- the nth gene encoding endonuclease III, producing the protein MLDKQQIANVLEKLSAAYPDAKPGLHFQNAFQLLIATILSAQCTDVRVNKVTPALFAAYPTPEAMAACPLQELEAYIRTCGMYHTKAKHILQTCQAIVSDFGGKVPETMEQLQKLPGVGRKTANVVLSNAFGVPAIAVDTHVFRVANRIGLAAAKNVEKTEQQLMENIPRDTWSIAHHWLIWHGRRVCSAQKPKCELCPLQAECAHFQKLGKDEKTA
- a CDS encoding CarD family transcriptional regulator, yielding MFQVNDTVMYGNTGVCRIVDIRQEKFAGRTAQYYILKPVDDASTTIHCPTENAQAKIRKLLSPEEVYALIQIMPDMQAEWIESEQQRKEAFNNILKRGDHVELVKLIKALHFKRAEKLQAGRKFYAADEKVMKDAERMLHGELAYVLKIAPEEVVPFIMGELQDVDAAQA
- the obgE gene encoding GTPase ObgE, whose amino-acid sequence is MFSDIAKITLKAGNGGNGSASFRREKYVPRGGPDGGDGGKGGDIVLLADAQLRTLLDFRYKRHYRAPAGGDGAGRNRTGANGADMLIKVPVGTVVRSADTGKVVADLYENGQRVVLLHGGKGGKGNVHFATPTRQAPSFAQNGERTLEHEVLLELKSIADVGLAGFPNAGKSTLLAATTAATPKIAPYPFTTLAPNFGVVQADGTSFIMADIPGLIEGAHQGVGLGHDFLRHIERTRMIIHVVDMAAFDGRDPLEDYDQINQELARFSPALAARPQVVAANKMDVPEAEEALRRLRAKLQGTDIAIYPISAATGQGVKALMRVVAQMVQQLPMPLRYEQEEEIVEFLDENDFTVERDEDGAYVVYGGMVDKLGRMINLEDYDSMQYFQRVLREKGIIEALERAGIQEGDTVRMLDIAFDYVP
- the yhbY gene encoding ribosome assembly RNA-binding protein YhbY: MLTSKQRAALRAMAQQLEPIVQMGKEGIGPTLCKQVDDVLEARELIKVTLQKGAPYDTHEACDLLCAEVDAEPVQCIGRRFVLYRQAKDPEKRKIVVPRA
- a CDS encoding DUF3795 domain-containing protein, which produces MQMPKGAIAPALFAPCGSNCLVCYRHCAHKTPCAGCRMDDAEKPAHCRRCAIRSCVVEKGLTHCHACPAFPCKRIQALERSYRKRYAASLVENSRYVQAHGLSAFMQQQKRHYTCAACGGVISLHTRACSQCQGPMDR
- the nadD gene encoding nicotinate-nucleotide adenylyltransferase, whose product is MQQHQRIGLMGGTFDPIHCGHLEMAALARRELGLQQVYFVPVGNPPHKRVARNESCARAQMVQRAIAHEPAYSMLDLELKRSGYTYSIDTLRQLHALQPQSAWVYIIGTDTLLELDTWRDFAHVAQLCTFFAVRRLGICEGEVAQKCAQLAVRFGARISVSQAYAAPISSTQVRARIAAGKSWQDMVPAAVKAYIEAHGLYQQSVDYAEDFARVAPRVQRALSPRRWEHTLGVVETAEELARRFGCDVHKARLAALVHDCAKEIRGEDACKLAAQMHITFDAEMRAMPKLWHGPLGAGVAYYRYNIEDEDILAAVYYHSTGRRGMSKLEEIIKLADMIERGRSFAGLASLREISKRDLDAAVIACLENTHGYLRINGHRCSSASLEAVAYLEEKQARSAHTLS
- the rsfS gene encoding ribosome silencing factor — encoded protein: MQSSEALAGRIAGILEEKKAKDIVTLDISNMTVIAERFVIASGSTSTQVHALVDAVEETLKEQEQRAPLREEGYREGRWAVIDYGDVIVHIFHQEERAFYNLERLWMDEKKFTFHPDGDLARE
- a CDS encoding D-alanyl-D-alanine carboxypeptidase family protein gives rise to the protein MKHHAAQRIAAFIISFLCAATLLCAPALADPAPEETPQTTTPNTLSADIITAEGALLYDLKTGTVLFSKNPDARFYPASTTKILTALLAIEKGNLADQVTLTEDIKNLEPGSSLAGLMVGETLTLEQLLYALMLRSGNDAANAVAVHIGGSLDGFVAMMNERAQQLGMTNSHFMNAHGLHNPEHYMTAADMQKLVMTAYQNETFRKIVSTWEYTLEPNAVCTTPRVFTNGNLLLSPDASEQFRYEGANGIKTGFTNEAGQCLIASAEKDGVALGTIVFKSTKYEKWRDSIRMFYYGFNNYATLDLVSLMNTQHPQTVQVAGAASDDIAEGKLQLHFVPEEGSGILTNTKAYIQNITARAGEIQIVTDPETLEIKAPVEAGARLGTFSMQLDGEELLRGTITASRDVAPKRSLVQWSAQQETQLGKLKWIMYLVLGAFVLITILLIIQHIVRRKQRRRSHRRGGHAPLTLVRANRPPVGRTPPRRGAPPARRQPPRQAGTQMRDPRRADDGRAQPTRPKKRPQDRYR